A single region of the Vicia villosa cultivar HV-30 ecotype Madison, WI linkage group LG4, Vvil1.0, whole genome shotgun sequence genome encodes:
- the LOC131598620 gene encoding uncharacterized protein LOC131598620, whose amino-acid sequence MAPPKPPNPSSKEILEEALQMSSLHLNNAMAETQEQMDVRFAQVHEDIAKQVGQLHTRLENDKIEEESKYQALMAALQKISIQKEPQTAVHTHSAHAGGSTSGIQPSSLSFGSPTLTHVSTPTQSPINHTATPNHSAVRPTAAHTFAPTQPTISIHPHSHVLHPPFVPYPPYTPQSVFAPFSQPDPYHNLAHIPPLPPIRSPKLDLPLFDGSNPLEWLFQADQFFSFYNLPPENRLSLISFYMKGDALGWFKWMHHNHLLTDWLSFTRALELRFGPSTFENHQAELFKLKQTGSVMEYQTKFEQLGNQVVGLPPLAILNCFISGLNIDIQHELAILKPTSISQAIGLAKLIESKLKETKQKFIKPFSSNYQKPTPTNPNTQNFKPQTPSTQPNPNLQNNSNSQQPRFPIRKLTQAQLQERRAQGLCFNCDEKFITGHKCSTNRFFILLAEEEGVMVEPENENMEEHSMEAEFKDTYFQLSPQALTGHYHPQTLKFKGKIQGLSVMVLVDTGSTHNIMQPRIAHHLNLHTTPINQFSVMVGNGSHLQCEGICNNVQIFLQNKPFTLPFYLLPIEGADIVLGMAWLRTLGPIQADFSIPSLTFQHQNTPLTLTGDPSSTPTNTTFHQLRQLIHTDAIASFHLLLMEPIQQPPQTNEPNISTPSNQNPLPLPLTTLLTKFQSIFQQPKGLPPSRPHDHHITLLPNTPPINVKPYRYPHTKKDTMTKMIQEMLQEGTIRPSTSPFSSPVLLVKKKDGTWQFCVDYRALNAVTVKDRFPIPTIDELLDELNSATIFSKIDLCSGYHQIRLASEDTYKTAFRTFDGHYEFLVMPFGLTNGPSTFQSAMNDLLRPYLRKFVLVFFDDILIYSPNFEDHLTHLQVIFELLAKQAFFVKLSKCVFAAVQIEYLGHIISAGGVAPDSNKIKAIVDWPAPRSLSTLRGFLGLTGFYRRFVKNYATLAAPLTDLLRSTKFTWSTEAAHAFTELKQKMTTMPVLTLPDFTKEFTIETDASGVAIGAVLSQEGHPIAYFSKKLCPRMQASSVYVREMFAITESVKKWRQYLLGQRFHIYTDQKSLRDMLLQRIQTPEQEKWTAKLQGFDFEISYKPGRSNLVADALSRKLEPATPVLLVLSSPLPDLLQTLKQFYTQDSVGQNLMQLAIAEKKNSAFKVNQGLLYYNNRIFIPEIDDLRLQLMKEYHQTPTAGHSGVKATLARLRASFCWPGVYLNVKEMVKNCSTCQHNKYDTQKKKGLLQPLPIPKQVWEEITMDFITNLPSSCGHTTIWVICDRLTKYVHFLPLPTHFSAKDLANRFTVEVFRLHGSPKTIVSDRDPLFLSKFWKEFFRNHGTTLQYSTSYHPETDGQTEVVNRSLETYLRCFVGDHPRTWHKFLHLAEYWFNTSVHSAINMTPFKALYGRDHPGIMDYVQSSVSDSTLDEALHQQQQILTQLKDHLRKSRATMEKQANKKRQDVTFTEGDFVLMKLQPYRQQTVHRRQSQKLSQRYFGPFRIIKRTGNVTYLLDLPSSSRIHPIVHVSLLKAYHGKPPSMGFQPSSPPDLITFEAEGSPVSRTGTTSGLREKEKGPSLTEENKKSLCDGTSLNSVEKYQMQEQMGLSGKQRVLITSDTLASTHSGYDKSTPGSPNVSLPLSNTASCLVPAPSCNAHARVPQGCPTARDSPTFSNKQSQPLLQIRPYPLEISHAPMLSPHVTTDFPFSRCPIQNSGPTVVRSSPHTNVVYPNQTSLNLEDKVPYGPQSNVMKKTKPKRIMKQPVWLKDFILKQ is encoded by the coding sequence ATGGCTCCTCCAAAACCTCCAAACCCCTCTTCTAAAGAGATTTTAGAAGAAGCTTTACAAATGTCCTCATTACACTTAAACAATGCTATGGCTGAAACACAAGAGCAAATGGATGTAAGATTTGCTCAAGTTCATGAAGATATTGCCAAACAAGTGGGTCAGCTGCATACAAGGTTAGAGAATGACAAAATTGAAGAAGAATCAAAATACCAAGCTCTTATGGCAGCTCTGCAGaaaatttccattcaaaaagaacCCCAAACTGCTGTCCATACCCATTCTGCACATGCTGGTGGCAGCACATCAGGTATACAACCCTCTTCTTTATCTTTTGGGTCACCTACTTTAACCCATGTGAGCACACCCACCCAATCACCCATTAATCACACTGCTACACCTAATCATTCTGCAGTTCGGCCAACCGCAGCCCACACATTCGCACCCACTCAGCCAACAATTTCTATACACCCCCATTCACACGTTTTACACCCCCCTTTCGTCCCTTATCCTCCATACACCCCCCAATCTGTTTTTGCCCCTTTTTCCCAACCAGATCCATATCATAACCTAGCCCACATACCACCCTTGCCACCTATTCGCTCACCCAAGCTGGACCTACCCCTTTTCGATGGATCTAACCCTTTAGAATGGTTATTTCAGGCTGATCAGTTTTTTAGCTTTTATAATCTACCACCCGAAAATCGTTTGTCTCTAATTTCTTTTTATATGAAGGGAGATGCATTAGGCTGGTTTAAGTGGATGCATCATAATCACTTGTTAACAGATTGGTTATCTTTCACAAGAGCTTTAGAATTACGTTTTGGTCCTTCTACTTTTGAGAACCATCAAGctgaattatttaaattaaagcaAACAGGATCTGTTATGGAGTACCAAACGAAATTTGAACAGCTTGGCAATCAAGTGGTGGGACTGCCACCTTTGGCAATTCTAAATTGTTTTATCTCAGGTTTAAACATAGACATTCAGCATGAATTAGCTATCCTAAAACCCACATCTATATCCCAAGCCATTGGACTTGCCAAATTAATCGAGTCTAAACTCAAAGAAACCAAACAAAAGTTCATTAAACCCTTCTCTTCAAACTACCAAAAACCAACACCTACCAACCCAAACACCCAGAATTTTAAACCACAAACACCTTCAACCCAACCCAACCCTAACCTTCAAAATAACTCCAACTCACAACAGCCCAGATTTCCTATACGCAAACTAACCCAAGCCCAACTACAAGAACGACGAGCCCAAGGCCTTTGTTTTAATTGTGATGAGAAATTCATCACGGGTCATAAATGCTCTACAAACAGATTTTTCATACTCTTGGCTGAGGAAGAGGGAGTGATGGTTGAACCAGAAAATGAAAACATGGAAGAACATTCAATGGAGGCAGAATTTAAGGATACTTATTTTCAGCTATCCCCCCAAGCTTTAACCGGTCACTATCACCCACAAACACTAAAATTCAAAGGCAAAATCCAAGGGTTATCGGTGATGGTTTTGGTTGACACGGGTAGCACTCATAACATTATGCAGCCTAGAATTGCTCATCACCTAAATTTACATACAACCCCAATCAACCAATTTTCTGTTATGGTGGGAAACGGATCTCATCTCCAATGTGAGGGAATTTGCAACAATGTTCAAATCTTCCTTCAAAACAAACCTTTTACCCTTCCATTCTATTTGTTACCTATTGAGGGTGCGGATATCGTTCTAGGTATGGCTTGGCTTCGAACCCTTGGACCCATTCAAGCTGATTTTTCAATTCCTTCCCTCACCTTTCAACATCAGAATACCCCACTAACCCTCACCGGCGACCCCAGCTCAACACCCACAAATACAACTTTCCACCAACTCCGCCAACTTATTCACACCGATGCCATTGCCTCTTTTCACCTATTACTCATGGAACCCATCCAACAACCCCCCCAAACAAACGAACCCAATATTTCAACTCCATCTAACCAAAACCCTTTACCACTCCCACTCACCACCCTTTTGACAAAATTTCAATCTATTTTCCAACAACCAAAAGGCTTACCACCATCTAGACCGCATGACCATCATATAACCCTTCTCCCAAATACACCACCCATCAATGTGAAACCTTACCGTTACCCACACACAAAAAAAGACACCATGACCAAAATGATTCAAGAAATGCTCCAAGAAGGTACCATCAGACCTAGCACTAGCCCCTTCTCATCCCCTGTTTTATTAGTCAAAAAGAAAGACGGGACTTGGCaattttgtgttgattatagagcaTTGAATGCTGTGACTGTAAAGGACAGATTTCCCATACCCACTATTGATGAGCTTTTAGACGAACTTAATTCAGCCACAATTTTTTCCAAGATAGATTTGTGTTCAGGATACCATCAGATCAGATTAGCATCAGAAGACACGTATAAAACAGCTTTTCGAACTTTTGATGGGCATTATGAATTTCTTGTAATGCCCTTTGGCCTAACAAATGGGCCTTCTACTTTCCAATCGGCTATGAATGACTTACTCCGCCCCTACTTAAGAAAATTTGTACTTGTTTtctttgatgatattttaatttacagTCCTAATTTTGAAGATCATCTAACACATTTGCAGGTTATTTTTGAGTTATTGGCTAAGCAAGCTTTTTTTGTGAAGTTATCTAAGTGTGTTTTTGCCGCAGTTCAAATTGAGTACCTAGGACACATCATTTCAGCCGGCGGTGTTGCACCGGATTCAAACAAAATTAAAGCCATTGTTGATTGGCCAGCACCACGTTCACTCTCGACACTCCGCGGCTTTTTAGGTCTCACCGGTTTTTATCGACGATTTGTCAAAAATTACGCCACACTCGCCGCTCCCCTCACCGACTTGTTACGTTCCACTAAATTTACATGGAGTACAGAGGCTGCTCATGCCTTTACAGAGCTAAAACAGAAAATGACAACCATGCCGGTATTAACACTGCCGGACTTTACAAAGGAATTTACAATAGAGACTGATGCTTCTGGCGTCGCCATTGGCGCTGTTCTATCCCAGGAAGGCCATCCAATTGCGTATTTCAGCAAGAAACTTTGCCCACGCATGCAAGCTTCATCGGTCTATGTAAGGGAAATGTTCGCCATCACGGAGTCAGTCAAGAAGTGGCGGCAGTATCTCTTAGGTCAACGGTTTCACATCTACACGGATCAAAAGAGTTTAAGAGATATGTTATTACAACGCATACAAACTCCAGAACAAGAAAAATGGACGGCTAAGTTACAaggatttgattttgagattTCATACAAACCTGGAAGATCGAATCTTGTTGCAGATGCCTTAAGTCGTAAACTGGAACCAGCAACACCAGTCCTACTTGTCCTGTCTTCACCTTTGCCAGATTTACTCCAGACCTTGAAACAGTTTTATACACAAGACAGTGTGGGTCAGAATTTGATGCAGTTAGCAATAGCAGAGAAAAAGAACTCAGCATTCAAGGTGAACCAAGGATTATTGTATTACAATAACAGAATTTTCATACCGGAAATAGATGATTTAAGACTTCAGCTCATGAAGGAATACCACCAGACACCAACTGCAGGTCATTCAGGCGTGAAGGCTACGTTGGCCAGATTAAGGGCATCATTTTGTTGGCCAGGTGTGTACCTCAATGTGAAAGAAATGGTTAAAAACTGTTCAACATGTCAACATAATAAATATGATACTCAGAAAAAGAAGGGTTTGCTCCAACCATTACCAATTCCGAAACAAGTTTGGGAAGAAATAACTATGGACTTTATAACAAACTTACCTAGTTCATGTGGCCACACAACGATCTGGGTAATTTGTGACCGTTTGACGAAGTACGTTCATTTTCTCCCACTGCCAACTCACTTCTCCGCAAAAGATCTGGCAAATAGATTCACAGTGGAAGTCTTTCGCCTCCATGGCAGCCCAAAGACTATAGTTTCAGATCGTGATCCCCTGTTCCTAAGTAAATTTTGGAAGGAGTTTTTCAGGAACCATGGAACGACTCTGCAATACAGTACCTCATATCATCCAGAGACCGACGGACAAACGGAAGTAGTAAATCGTTCATTAGAAACGTACCTACGCTGTTTTGTGGGAGATCACCCTCGCACTTGGCATAAATTTCTTCATTTGGCAGAATATTGGTTCAACACTTCAGTTCATTCAGCTATCAACATGACTCCTTTTAAGGCCCTTTACGGTAGAGATCATCCGGGCATCATGGACTATGTTCAGAGTTCTGTTTCAGACTCCACACTTGACGAAGCTCTACATCAACAACAGCAGATTTTAACGCAGTTAAAAGACCATTTACGGAAGAGCAGAGCAACGATGGAGAAACAGGCTAATAAAAAGAGACAGGATGTTACCTTTACGGAAGGAGATTTCGTTTTGATGAAGCTTCAACCGTATCGGCAGCAAACAGTCCACCGCCGTCAGTCTCAGAAGTTATCTCAAAGGTACTTTGGCCCTTTTCGTATCATCAAACGCACCGGGAATGTTACATATTTACTCGATCTACCGTCATCTTCCCGGATTCATCCCATCGTCCACGTGTCACTACTGAAAGCATATCACGGAAAACCACCGTCAATGGGTTTTCAACCAAGTTCTCCGCCGGATCTCATCACTTTCGAAGCAGAAGGTTCACCTGTTTCACGAACCGGAACCACTTCTGGGCTTAGAGAGAAAGAAAAAGGACCTAGTTTGACTGAAGAAAATAAGAAGAGTTTGTGTGATGGAACTAGTTTGAACTCGGTGGAAAAATATCAAATGCAGGAGCAAATGGGTTTAAGTGGTAAACAAAGGGTACTTATCACTTCAGATACTTTGGCAAGTACACATTCCGGTTATGACAAATCTACCCCTGGAAGTCCCAACGTCTCTCTCCCTTTGTCCAATACAGCCAGCTGTTTGGTACCTGCACCCAGCTGTAACGCGCATGCGCGTGTTCCCCAAGGTTGTCCCACTGCTCGAGATAGTCCCACTTTTTCCAACAAGCAATCTCAGCCCTTGCTTCAGATTCGCCCTTATCCCTTGGAGATTTCCCACGCCCCAATGTTATCTCCTCATGTGACCACCGATTTTCCCTTCAGTAGATGCCCAATTCAAAATTCTGGGCCCACGGTTGTTCGTTCCAGCCCACACACAAATGTTGTGTATCCTAACCAAACATctttgaaccttgaggacaaggttccttATGGGCCCCAGAGTAATGTTATGAAGAAAACAAAGCCCAAGAGAATTATGAAACAGCCCGTGTGGCTAAAAGACTTTATTTTAAAACAATAA